A single genomic interval of Chloracidobacterium validum harbors:
- a CDS encoding complex I subunit 4 family protein yields MLPSNVVFASSPAELYIGPVGILSLVTWLPLVGAAIVFFLDKRSTDLIKQFATVWMAVCFLVSLPLVLMWNYDVRGLQFMETAEWIPMIGAKYQLGVDGFALTLVMLTTFLGPIVALCSWNYIEKRQKEYYALLLIMQSFMIGVFAAADLFLFYVLFEVMLVPMYLLIGIWGGERRLYSAIKFFVYTLVGSLLMLVAVFKFYFTAAETAAKYPQEVKAAVEVVVGNNAPMRGMVLDGVETARRAGVARAAQAGGGMYDVEPAPYGTFNIYALQAIGSARDGQGKPLVPLTLQLWLFAGFALALAIKVPMVPFHTWLPDAHVEAPTAGSAILAGILLKIGTYGFVRFNFPMFPDAAMDARVTSVMGTLAILGIVYGSLVALAQKDMKKTIAYSSVAHMGTTMLSLFAFNPNGINGAALQMLSHGVTSAALFIMIGILYERRHTRQIADYGGIVSSMPAFSVMFMIATMASVGLPLLNGFVGEFIGLRGVFEANVVWAFWGTTGIILGAAYMLWLYERVFLGPVKNPKNADLPDLSAREWAYLTPLVAAMIIFGVYPKPLVTLINGTTEVVVRQMRPTYFAPRDAASREEKAAVRPAQPTTEH; encoded by the coding sequence ATGCTACCGAGTAATGTTGTTTTCGCATCGAGTCCGGCCGAACTCTACATCGGGCCGGTTGGTATCCTGAGCCTGGTCACTTGGCTGCCATTGGTCGGGGCAGCGATCGTGTTCTTTCTGGACAAACGCAGTACAGACCTCATCAAACAGTTTGCCACGGTTTGGATGGCCGTGTGTTTTCTGGTTTCACTACCACTCGTGCTGATGTGGAACTACGACGTGCGTGGCTTGCAGTTCATGGAGACGGCCGAGTGGATTCCAATGATCGGCGCCAAGTACCAGCTCGGTGTGGATGGCTTCGCCCTGACGCTCGTCATGCTGACGACCTTTCTCGGCCCCATCGTGGCGCTCTGTTCGTGGAACTACATTGAAAAGCGGCAGAAGGAATACTACGCCCTGCTGCTCATCATGCAGTCGTTCATGATTGGCGTGTTTGCCGCGGCTGACCTATTTCTGTTTTACGTGCTGTTTGAGGTCATGCTGGTGCCGATGTACTTGCTCATCGGCATCTGGGGCGGGGAGCGCCGGCTGTATTCGGCCATCAAGTTTTTCGTGTACACGTTGGTCGGGTCGCTGCTCATGCTCGTTGCCGTGTTCAAGTTTTACTTCACGGCCGCGGAAACGGCGGCGAAGTATCCCCAGGAAGTCAAGGCGGCGGTTGAAGTCGTCGTGGGCAATAACGCGCCAATGCGCGGCATGGTGTTGGACGGCGTCGAAACGGCGCGGCGGGCCGGCGTCGCACGCGCGGCCCAGGCGGGCGGTGGAATGTATGACGTCGAACCAGCTCCATACGGAACGTTCAACATCTATGCTCTGCAAGCCATCGGTAGCGCGCGCGACGGACAGGGCAAGCCACTCGTGCCGCTGACATTGCAGTTGTGGCTCTTTGCCGGGTTTGCCCTGGCGCTGGCGATCAAAGTGCCGATGGTGCCGTTCCACACTTGGTTGCCGGATGCGCACGTTGAAGCTCCAACGGCCGGCTCGGCGATTCTGGCCGGTATTTTGCTCAAAATCGGCACGTATGGCTTTGTGCGGTTCAACTTCCCGATGTTTCCCGATGCCGCCATGGATGCGCGGGTCACCTCGGTCATGGGCACGCTGGCCATTCTCGGCATCGTGTATGGCTCGCTGGTGGCGCTGGCTCAAAAAGACATGAAAAAGACGATTGCGTATTCGTCGGTCGCCCACATGGGAACGACCATGCTTTCGCTCTTTGCCTTCAATCCAAACGGCATCAACGGGGCAGCGCTTCAGATGTTGAGCCACGGCGTAACCAGTGCGGCGCTCTTCATCATGATCGGGATTCTCTATGAGCGGCGGCATACGCGGCAGATTGCCGACTACGGCGGGATTGTCAGCTCGATGCCGGCATTTTCGGTAATGTTCATGATTGCGACGATGGCCAGCGTGGGGTTGCCGCTACTCAATGGTTTCGTTGGGGAGTTCATCGGCCTGCGTGGCGTCTTTGAGGCCAACGTGGTCTGGGCCTTTTGGGGTACAACCGGCATCATTCTGGGCGCGGCCTACATGCTCTGGCTCTATGAGCGAGTGTTTCTGGGGCCAGTCAAGAATCCCAAGAATGCCGACTTACCCGACCTGAGCGCCCGCGAGTGGGCCTATCTCACGCCACTCGTGGCCGCCATGATCATTTTTGGTGTGTATCCCAAGCCGCTGGTCACGCTGATCAACGGCACGACCGAAGTCGTTGTCCGCCAGATGCGGCCTACCTATTTTGCGCCACGGGACGCGGCTTCCCGCGAGGAAAAAGCGGCCGTGCGTCCGGCACAACCCACCACCGAACACTGA
- the nuoL gene encoding NADH-quinone oxidoreductase subunit L, giving the protein MYLVALVPFFPLLGFVINGLFAKRLGFSEKVIGAIACTMVAASFVCSAVAVYEFSHYAHDANVQKAAKQREAALMSQMSGAEDKEALRAKQAIKAQSATEAGDHTAAGDPKDEGHEVVATPYIVTLFEWMPGGAMAATLGPNAGQAMADFSVKWAYQLDQLSGLYILFVTFVAFFIHLFAIGYMHGDPSFHRFFAYLNLFMFMMLNLVLGANFLMTFVGWEGVGLASYLLIGYYLKKPEAGVAAKKAFVMNRVGDFGLMLAMMATFAVFGTLDYADVMVMVKALPQEPLGLAALSFTGGTLTVIALLIFLGAAGKSAQIPLYTWLPDAMAGPTPVSALIHAATMVTAGVYLVARCNPLFQRAPTAMLTVAVIGIATAFVAATIGITQTDIKKALAYSTVSQLGYMFVGCGVGAFVAGVFHVVTHAFFKAQLFLGSGSVIHGGSPSGHQQEMTYYGNFRKYMPITFATMMVSLFAICGIIPFAGFFSKDEILAKALHTPVFSHEIGLALYAMGFLTAGVTAFYMTRLMCLTFFGKERFLEGPDFQPHKAGDGHDHGDDHGQGPASKDFHPHESPLVMTLPLVVLAVFALVAGFAGVSEELTGGAFPNYVHHWLAPVMDTTLYPEKPVTAINPTEWLLAIVSVIWALAMMGLAYFLYVIRPELPEKLAQTLRPLYVLSVRKWFWDDFIDVYLVGAFKKVNLGAWGVDFVVDSVVNFFAWLTRASSVVFRTVQTGLMQNYVLVMALGIFLFIAGLGYPLFRELFAPGSRPSPPSQPQTSRVIQP; this is encoded by the coding sequence ATGTATCTCGTTGCACTGGTGCCTTTCTTTCCGCTGCTGGGATTTGTCATCAACGGCTTGTTTGCCAAGCGGCTGGGCTTTTCTGAAAAAGTTATCGGGGCCATTGCCTGCACCATGGTGGCAGCCTCGTTTGTGTGTTCGGCCGTTGCTGTGTATGAGTTCAGTCATTATGCCCACGACGCCAACGTGCAAAAGGCGGCCAAGCAGCGTGAAGCTGCATTGATGTCCCAGATGTCTGGCGCGGAAGACAAAGAAGCACTCCGCGCCAAGCAAGCCATCAAGGCCCAGTCGGCGACCGAGGCGGGCGACCACACCGCCGCTGGTGACCCCAAAGATGAGGGACACGAAGTTGTTGCCACGCCCTACATCGTGACGTTGTTTGAGTGGATGCCCGGCGGGGCGATGGCGGCAACCCTGGGCCCAAACGCCGGCCAGGCGATGGCGGATTTTTCGGTCAAGTGGGCTTACCAGCTTGACCAGCTTTCGGGCCTCTATATTTTGTTTGTCACGTTTGTGGCGTTCTTCATTCACTTGTTCGCCATCGGTTACATGCATGGCGACCCAAGCTTTCATCGGTTTTTTGCGTACCTGAACCTGTTCATGTTCATGATGCTCAACCTGGTGTTGGGCGCAAACTTCCTGATGACCTTCGTCGGCTGGGAAGGCGTCGGCTTGGCGTCGTACCTGCTCATCGGCTACTACCTGAAGAAACCCGAAGCCGGGGTGGCCGCCAAGAAGGCCTTCGTTATGAACCGCGTCGGTGACTTCGGGTTGATGCTGGCGATGATGGCAACCTTTGCGGTGTTTGGGACGCTCGACTACGCCGATGTCATGGTGATGGTCAAGGCCCTGCCGCAGGAACCACTGGGCCTGGCAGCATTGAGCTTCACAGGCGGCACGCTGACGGTCATTGCCCTGCTGATCTTCCTGGGTGCGGCTGGGAAAAGCGCGCAGATTCCACTCTACACGTGGTTACCCGATGCTATGGCCGGTCCAACTCCGGTGTCGGCACTCATCCACGCGGCGACGATGGTCACGGCCGGGGTCTATCTTGTGGCGCGGTGTAACCCACTCTTCCAGCGTGCGCCAACGGCCATGTTGACCGTAGCCGTAATCGGGATTGCCACGGCGTTTGTCGCGGCCACGATTGGCATCACCCAAACCGACATCAAAAAAGCCCTGGCGTACTCAACGGTTTCCCAACTTGGCTACATGTTTGTCGGCTGCGGCGTCGGGGCCTTTGTCGCTGGTGTGTTTCACGTCGTGACGCACGCTTTCTTCAAAGCCCAGCTTTTTCTTGGTTCTGGGAGCGTCATTCACGGTGGCTCACCCAGTGGCCACCAGCAGGAGATGACCTACTACGGCAACTTCAGAAAGTACATGCCGATCACCTTTGCCACGATGATGGTATCGCTGTTTGCCATCTGCGGCATCATTCCCTTTGCCGGGTTTTTCAGTAAGGACGAAATCCTGGCCAAGGCGCTGCACACACCCGTGTTCAGTCATGAGATAGGCCTGGCACTCTACGCCATGGGCTTTCTCACGGCTGGCGTGACCGCCTTTTACATGACACGCCTGATGTGCCTGACCTTCTTTGGCAAGGAACGGTTTCTGGAGGGCCCGGACTTTCAGCCCCATAAGGCAGGCGATGGACATGACCATGGCGATGACCACGGTCAGGGGCCAGCCTCGAAGGACTTCCACCCGCACGAATCGCCGTTGGTCATGACGCTACCGCTGGTCGTGCTGGCGGTGTTTGCCCTGGTGGCTGGTTTTGCCGGTGTGTCGGAAGAACTCACTGGCGGGGCTTTCCCCAACTACGTTCATCACTGGCTGGCCCCGGTCATGGATACCACGCTGTACCCAGAGAAACCGGTGACGGCCATCAATCCGACCGAGTGGCTACTGGCTATTGTCAGTGTCATCTGGGCGTTGGCGATGATGGGCCTGGCCTATTTCCTGTACGTCATTCGCCCGGAACTTCCCGAAAAGCTCGCCCAAACGCTGCGTCCACTCTACGTTCTGAGCGTCCGCAAGTGGTTCTGGGATGACTTCATTGATGTTTACCTCGTTGGCGCGTTCAAGAAAGTGAACCTTGGCGCATGGGGTGTGGATTTCGTTGTGGATTCGGTGGTCAACTTCTTCGCCTGGTTGACGCGCGCCAGTTCGGTCGTCTTCCGCACGGTACAGACCGGCCTCATGCAGAACTATGTCCTGGTGATGGCACTGGGCATTTTCTTGTTCATTGCCGGCCTGGGCTATCCGCTCTTCAGGGAGTTGTTTGCGCCGGGAAGTCGTCCATCACCGCCGTCGCAACCGCAGACGAGTCGCGTCATTCAGCCCTGA
- the nuoK gene encoding NADH-quinone oxidoreductase subunit NuoK has product MTQLALALCWAAQQSADASLMERYIQGLKEVDTSKFLVLSAIIFSIGIGGVLIRRNIIVIFMAVELMLSAANLNFIAFARYWQTQGSLYAYNGHVMTIFVIVVAAAEAALGLGLLLALYRNRETIAVDEINLLKW; this is encoded by the coding sequence ATGACACAATTGGCTTTGGCATTATGCTGGGCAGCTCAACAGTCTGCTGATGCCTCGCTCATGGAGCGTTACATTCAGGGACTCAAGGAAGTTGATACCTCGAAATTCCTTGTCTTGAGCGCCATCATTTTCAGCATTGGCATTGGCGGCGTCCTCATTCGGCGCAACATCATCGTCATTTTCATGGCCGTCGAGTTGATGCTCAGCGCTGCCAATCTGAACTTCATTGCCTTTGCACGCTATTGGCAGACCCAGGGCAGTCTGTATGCCTATAACGGCCACGTCATGACGATTTTCGTAATTGTTGTGGCGGCGGCAGAAGCCGCGCTTGGACTGGGGCTGCTCCTGGCGCTCTACCGCAACCGCGAAACCATCGCGGTAGATGAAATCAATCTCCTCAAGTGGTGA
- a CDS encoding NADH-quinone oxidoreductase subunit J: MLLVGWEAVFFWMLTLTALFAAVFTVSARNPVHCALFLISTLIATAALFLLLRAEFVAGAQILVYVGGILVLFLFVLMLVNTRSEVENPFNRQDKAGVVIAALVGLSILGAVTYTQQKGGFFKTRPSADRMAIENARPDPNAPAGVISADTETLGITLYTRAVLPFEIASVLLLMAIVGAVLLARDRKQEETYD, encoded by the coding sequence ATGCTGCTTGTTGGTTGGGAAGCGGTCTTTTTTTGGATGCTGACGCTGACGGCGCTCTTTGCGGCGGTGTTTACGGTGTCGGCGCGTAACCCGGTTCACTGCGCCCTCTTTCTCATTTCAACCCTGATTGCCACCGCCGCGCTCTTTCTCTTGCTGCGGGCTGAGTTTGTCGCCGGGGCGCAGATTCTGGTCTATGTGGGCGGCATTCTGGTGCTGTTTTTGTTTGTGTTGATGCTCGTCAACACGCGCAGCGAGGTTGAAAATCCCTTCAATCGGCAAGATAAGGCCGGCGTGGTCATTGCCGCGCTCGTGGGACTCTCGATATTGGGAGCGGTGACCTACACCCAGCAGAAGGGCGGCTTTTTCAAGACGCGCCCATCGGCGGACCGGATGGCGATAGAGAACGCCAGGCCGGATCCAAATGCGCCGGCCGGCGTCATTTCGGCCGATACGGAAACACTGGGCATTACGCTTTACACCCGCGCCGTGCTGCCGTTCGAGATCGCGTCGGTTCTCTTGCTAATGGCGATTGTGGGAGCCGTGTTGCTCGCACGTGACCGGAAACAGGAAGAAACTTACGACTAA
- the nuoH gene encoding NADH-quinone oxidoreductase subunit NuoH: protein MMMTPWPWMPALNASPQWLESLVQQVYAYLPTWLTANLTPTDAADFIVWPLIQIGVMLVAVLTAVAYLTLAERKVSAWIQVRVGPNRTGPLGLLQPAADGIKLLIKEDVIPFKADKTVFTLAPIISMVCAFIVLAVLPYGPHFASITNINIGLLFILSVSSVGVLGIILGGWASNSKYPLLGALRSSAQMVSYEAAIGLTIVSALIFTRTFSMQGIVEAQRSLGVWFVLFLFPSFIVFLVSVIAETNRAPFDLAEAESELVGGFHTEYSGFRFSIFFIAEYANMVVVAAIGATLYLGGWYVPGMDWVAAQFPEAYREAVLTLLGVTAFAIKSGAILYLFIWMRWTFPRYRYDQLMELGWKWLMPAALANIVLTATVFIIGKELGLVRSVGGVLEMEWQGKLFFTVASLLSMFPILALLNAINRNSKSFNLRAQRTTIPISTRKVKLSPGVKTA, encoded by the coding sequence ATGATGATGACCCCGTGGCCGTGGATGCCGGCGCTCAATGCATCTCCGCAGTGGCTTGAATCGCTTGTGCAGCAGGTTTATGCCTACCTACCAACTTGGTTGACGGCCAATCTGACGCCGACGGACGCCGCGGATTTCATCGTGTGGCCGCTGATTCAGATTGGAGTCATGCTCGTGGCGGTGCTGACGGCAGTCGCCTACTTGACCTTAGCTGAACGCAAGGTGAGCGCCTGGATTCAGGTGCGCGTTGGGCCAAATCGTACTGGGCCGCTCGGTTTGCTTCAGCCGGCTGCCGATGGCATCAAGCTGCTCATCAAGGAAGATGTCATCCCCTTCAAGGCCGACAAGACGGTTTTCACGCTCGCGCCCATCATCAGCATGGTGTGCGCGTTTATCGTCTTGGCCGTACTGCCCTATGGACCCCATTTCGCCAGTATCACGAACATCAACATTGGGTTGTTGTTTATCCTGTCGGTGTCGTCAGTGGGCGTGCTGGGCATTATCTTGGGCGGCTGGGCGTCCAATAGTAAGTACCCGCTGCTGGGCGCACTCCGTTCTTCGGCGCAGATGGTGAGCTATGAAGCCGCGATTGGGTTGACCATTGTTTCAGCGCTCATCTTTACGCGCACCTTCTCGATGCAGGGCATCGTCGAGGCCCAACGGAGCCTGGGCGTTTGGTTTGTGCTCTTTTTGTTTCCCTCATTCATTGTCTTTCTGGTTTCGGTGATTGCCGAAACCAATCGCGCCCCGTTTGATTTGGCCGAGGCTGAGTCAGAGCTGGTCGGTGGATTTCACACGGAATACAGTGGCTTTCGGTTCTCGATTTTCTTCATTGCCGAGTACGCCAATATGGTCGTCGTGGCGGCGATTGGCGCGACGCTTTACTTGGGTGGTTGGTACGTGCCGGGCATGGACTGGGTTGCCGCGCAGTTCCCGGAAGCCTATCGGGAAGCCGTGTTGACGCTCCTGGGCGTGACGGCCTTCGCCATCAAGTCTGGGGCAATCCTCTATCTCTTTATTTGGATGCGCTGGACGTTTCCGCGCTACCGCTATGACCAGTTGATGGAACTGGGATGGAAGTGGCTCATGCCGGCCGCACTGGCCAACATCGTGCTGACGGCGACCGTCTTCATCATCGGCAAGGAACTGGGACTGGTCCGCTCAGTCGGTGGGGTGCTGGAAATGGAATGGCAGGGCAAGTTGTTTTTCACCGTTGCTAGCCTGCTTTCGATGTTTCCGATTCTGGCCCTGCTCAACGCGATCAACCGCAACTCGAAGAGCTTCAATCTGCGCGCCCAGCGAACGACGATTCCCATCAGCACGCGCAAGGTCAAGCTCTCGCCAGGGGTTAAGACCGCTTAG
- a CDS encoding NADH-quinone oxidoreductase subunit D, whose amino-acid sequence MSTIPLVTHHTETLFDSEQMVLSMGPQHPSTHGVLRVILKLDGERVVDLDCDIGYLHRGAEKIFENRLYPMIAPYLDRLDYIAAVSNGLLYVETVEKAMGLEVPPRAQYLRVILTELNRLASHLLWLATHALDIGGFTVFLYAFREREEILKIFENFFGARLTCHAFRIGGMSYDAYPEFEAQVRAFCDLLPKRIEEYETLLNENRIWLGRTVGIGVISAEDAISLGLTGAPLRGSGVDYDVRKTDPYECYADLEFDIPIGENGDTFDRYLVRMEEMRQSRRIIMQALDKLPDGPVIGKVPKVIRVPAGEVYHSIEGPKGELGLYLVSDGGTKPYRLRMRPSSFINLGALRKMAVGSLMSDVVAVIGSLDIVLGEIDR is encoded by the coding sequence ATGAGCACGATTCCTCTCGTTACCCATCACACTGAAACCCTGTTCGACTCGGAGCAGATGGTGTTGAGCATGGGGCCGCAACATCCATCCACCCACGGCGTGCTCCGAGTCATTCTGAAGCTGGATGGCGAGCGGGTCGTTGACCTCGACTGCGACATTGGCTATCTCCACCGCGGGGCCGAGAAAATTTTTGAAAATCGGCTGTATCCGATGATTGCGCCATACCTGGACCGGCTGGATTACATTGCCGCCGTCTCCAACGGGTTGCTGTACGTGGAAACGGTGGAAAAGGCGATGGGATTGGAGGTCCCGCCACGTGCGCAGTACCTGCGGGTTATTCTGACCGAACTCAATCGGCTGGCGAGTCACCTGCTCTGGTTGGCGACCCACGCGCTTGATATTGGCGGGTTTACGGTTTTTCTGTACGCCTTCCGCGAGCGTGAAGAGATTCTCAAGATTTTTGAAAACTTCTTTGGCGCGCGTCTGACCTGCCATGCCTTCCGAATTGGTGGCATGAGCTATGACGCTTATCCGGAATTTGAAGCCCAAGTCCGGGCGTTCTGTGACCTGCTTCCCAAGCGGATCGAAGAGTATGAGACACTGCTCAACGAAAATCGCATCTGGCTGGGACGCACCGTGGGGATCGGCGTCATATCGGCGGAAGATGCCATCAGTCTCGGTTTGACGGGTGCGCCATTGCGCGGCTCTGGCGTGGATTATGACGTCCGTAAGACAGACCCTTACGAATGCTACGCCGACTTGGAGTTTGACATTCCGATTGGTGAAAACGGTGACACCTTTGACCGCTACTTGGTGCGTATGGAGGAAATGCGCCAGAGCCGGCGCATCATCATGCAGGCACTCGACAAGTTACCTGACGGACCCGTGATAGGAAAGGTTCCGAAAGTCATACGAGTTCCGGCCGGCGAGGTGTATCACTCGATTGAAGGGCCAAAGGGCGAGTTGGGTTTGTACCTCGTGTCCGATGGCGGGACGAAACCGTACCGTTTGCGCATGCGCCCGTCGTCATTCATTAACTTGGGCGCGCTGCGCAAAATGGCGGTTGGTTCGCTGATGTCGGATGTGGTGGCCGTGATTGGTTCGCTTGACATTGTATTGGGTGAGATTGACCGATGA
- a CDS encoding NADH-quinone oxidoreductase subunit C gives MSDETKPVPEAASPTEKAPANGPAATAAPDPPVDPEREAKIAAAKAKAAAAKAAREAASAGTAAGDGARDGDAPKAAPAKVAAKAPAKAAAKAPAKKEAAPAYADIKDDNFIAGLRAAFQEDIKEAVTSNGQQILRVVPERARDLLWYLRYDAAIRFDLLTDVTAVHYPDRKAFEVVYQLYSIPENRRLRVKAELPEEQSIYTVCDIWATANWLEREVYDMFGIRFEGHPDLRRILLPEGWVGFPLRKEYPVEYRHNEWVAENLNILEIPEGADLTGKFE, from the coding sequence ATGTCCGACGAAACGAAGCCGGTACCAGAGGCGGCGTCACCAACCGAGAAAGCTCCCGCCAACGGCCCTGCCGCAACGGCGGCACCTGACCCGCCAGTTGACCCTGAGCGTGAAGCCAAGATTGCGGCCGCCAAGGCCAAGGCAGCCGCGGCTAAAGCCGCCCGCGAAGCAGCTTCCGCTGGGACAGCAGCCGGTGATGGCGCTCGCGACGGGGACGCGCCAAAGGCTGCGCCGGCAAAAGTGGCGGCCAAAGCTCCCGCCAAGGCCGCTGCCAAGGCTCCAGCCAAGAAGGAAGCGGCTCCGGCCTATGCCGACATCAAAGATGATAACTTCATTGCCGGTTTGCGGGCCGCTTTTCAAGAAGACATCAAGGAAGCCGTGACCAGCAATGGTCAGCAAATCCTTCGGGTTGTTCCCGAACGCGCCCGTGATCTGCTGTGGTACTTGCGCTACGACGCTGCGATTCGGTTCGACCTCCTAACCGACGTCACGGCGGTGCACTATCCAGACCGCAAGGCTTTCGAGGTGGTTTACCAGCTCTATTCAATCCCAGAAAATCGGCGGCTGCGCGTCAAAGCTGAGTTGCCGGAAGAACAGTCCATCTACACCGTTTGTGATATTTGGGCGACAGCCAACTGGCTGGAGCGGGAGGTGTATGACATGTTCGGCATCCGCTTTGAGGGACATCCTGATCTCCGCCGCATTTTGTTGCCAGAGGGCTGGGTGGGATTTCCGCTGCGCAAAGAATATCCGGTTGAATACCGCCACAATGAATGGGTCGCTGAAAATCTCAATATCCTTGAAATTCCAGAAGGGGCTGACCTGACTGGAAAATTCGAGTAA
- a CDS encoding radical SAM protein — MKPIKHAEKALSKIAGGLFEAIQSVNKYRPAPSFTPKWSDKPMLKSWQKTKPTLGWPRTTDSLCPKCVKEAREKILSGEVDYTILINERVGEIKAQIVKRHNPETGRDEVWMEKECPIHGKFEDLMAMDADFLSHIEAQFPGRDIDAHNDAKLHNHGTSSIKHGRGSVLTIDLTNRCNMMCDPCFMDANQVGFVHELSLEEVKEILDNAISIKPRRQMSVQFSGGEPTLSPHFFEAIRYARELGYNSVQCATNGIEFAKSKEFCRRAAEAGLRYVYLQFDGIGNDANSHRQVGNLFDVKLRAIENLHEAGVEIVLVVTLVNGITNDQVAPVIRFALDNPKKIAFISFQPVSFTGRDEDITDERRLRQRYTLSHLAHDVKDQVGITEPTRDWFPISVMSTIADFADLAHGPEAQFGHLSCGCHPNCGVGTAVMIDKETKEMVPVPEFINVPQLLKDMQTITDAGRGRAFSSFMMALSLLRNYDAYKSPTHFTLKSLIEKFDKSLGISGRDYGSVKGNRTREDIEKRRRDRWNFLFIAGMWFQDLFNYDFRRTEMCIIPYGTQEGEISFCAYNTGVGWRNIIEDMHKNATVAKWYKEHGKHEIYAKGRNVALSEAPYTLNINAEDAARVRPRDEDVPMTAAEEKRLMEKLFKEKVLGIKNGETKLVQLGRAKKATANSNGVAVQAAQAGAAAAASANGVSVVK, encoded by the coding sequence ATGAAGCCCATCAAACACGCTGAGAAAGCGCTGTCGAAAATTGCGGGAGGGCTGTTCGAAGCCATTCAATCGGTCAATAAGTACCGCCCAGCGCCATCGTTCACCCCCAAGTGGTCAGATAAGCCGATGCTCAAGTCGTGGCAAAAGACCAAGCCAACCCTTGGCTGGCCACGCACGACCGACTCGCTTTGCCCAAAATGCGTCAAAGAGGCGCGCGAGAAAATTCTGAGTGGTGAAGTGGATTACACGATTCTCATCAACGAGCGTGTTGGCGAAATCAAAGCCCAAATCGTCAAGCGGCATAATCCAGAGACCGGGCGCGACGAAGTCTGGATGGAAAAGGAATGCCCAATCCATGGCAAGTTTGAAGACCTGATGGCCATGGATGCTGACTTTTTGTCCCATATCGAGGCTCAGTTCCCAGGGCGTGACATTGATGCCCACAACGACGCGAAGCTGCACAATCACGGCACGAGTTCAATCAAGCATGGGCGCGGCTCGGTGTTGACCATTGATCTGACCAATCGCTGCAACATGATGTGTGATCCGTGCTTTATGGACGCCAACCAAGTGGGCTTCGTGCATGAATTGTCACTTGAGGAAGTCAAAGAGATTTTGGATAACGCCATTAGCATCAAGCCCCGCCGACAAATGTCAGTCCAGTTTTCGGGCGGTGAGCCGACGTTATCACCACATTTCTTTGAGGCCATTCGGTATGCACGTGAACTGGGTTACAACAGTGTCCAGTGCGCCACCAACGGCATTGAGTTTGCCAAGAGCAAGGAGTTTTGCCGCCGGGCTGCCGAAGCTGGACTGCGTTATGTCTATCTTCAGTTTGACGGCATTGGAAACGACGCTAACAGCCATCGCCAGGTCGGCAACCTGTTTGATGTGAAGCTCCGGGCAATCGAAAACCTTCATGAAGCCGGGGTGGAAATCGTCCTTGTCGTCACGCTGGTCAACGGCATTACCAACGATCAGGTCGCGCCGGTGATTCGGTTCGCGCTCGATAACCCCAAGAAAATCGCCTTTATTTCGTTCCAGCCAGTTTCGTTCACCGGGCGCGACGAAGACATCACCGATGAACGGCGGCTGCGTCAGCGCTACACCCTGTCGCACTTGGCGCACGACGTGAAAGACCAAGTGGGGATTACCGAACCAACCCGTGACTGGTTTCCGATCTCGGTCATGAGCACCATCGCTGACTTTGCCGACCTCGCCCACGGGCCAGAGGCCCAGTTTGGTCACCTGAGTTGCGGATGCCATCCAAACTGTGGCGTTGGCACGGCTGTGATGATTGACAAAGAAACCAAGGAAATGGTGCCCGTGCCAGAGTTCATCAACGTGCCGCAACTGCTCAAGGACATGCAGACCATCACGGACGCGGGACGCGGGCGGGCTTTCTCGTCGTTTATGATGGCGCTGTCACTGCTGCGGAACTATGACGCCTACAAGTCGCCCACGCACTTTACCCTCAAGTCATTGATAGAGAAGTTTGACAAATCGCTGGGTATTTCCGGCCGCGACTACGGCAGCGTGAAGGGCAACCGAACCCGTGAAGACATCGAGAAGCGCCGGCGTGATCGGTGGAACTTCCTGTTCATTGCCGGCATGTGGTTCCAGGACCTGTTCAATTACGACTTCCGTCGGACGGAAATGTGCATCATCCCCTACGGCACGCAGGAAGGTGAAATTTCCTTTTGCGCCTACAACACCGGGGTTGGCTGGCGAAACATCATCGAAGACATGCACAAAAACGCCACTGTCGCCAAGTGGTACAAAGAGCATGGCAAGCATGAAATCTACGCCAAGGGCCGCAATGTCGCGCTGTCGGAAGCCCCATACACCCTCAACATCAACGCTGAAGACGCCGCACGGGTCCGCCCACGCGATGAAGACGTACCCATGACGGCGGCTGAAGAGAAGCGCCTGATGGAAAAACTCTTCAAAGAAAAAGTCCTCGGTATCAAGAACGGCGAGACGAAGCTCGTCCAGCTTGGTCGCGCCAAGAAGGCAACCGCTAACAGTAATGGCGTGGCGGTCCAAGCGGCTCAGGCGGGTGCGGCGGCCGCGGCAAGCGCCAATGGGGTGTCGGTAGTGAAGTAA